One Nostoc sp. UHCC 0302 DNA window includes the following coding sequences:
- a CDS encoding sigma 54-interacting transcriptional regulator — MTSPETVTWLQERTSLGILSSEVLDAIAEVIEEQVVPADKDLVNEGTHPEALYILQEGHLESNTTNQNNPAFAYGLLPGSVINLKELLLDELIPFTITAITESHLWVVPADKFRPLVTQYPEINQAFSRQLAQELAQATSALGYEQERSLALRPYLVTKAQRGIVGTSRYAVRLREQIREAAADRKSVDIFGEPGLEKDNIAALIHFGSAKRREPIIKVNCGIVQTSGADLFGRAGGKPGLLEWLGEGTLVLNNIQELPKELLPAVTQLLKTGTYTPVTRSGEPEVEPRPSKARILIVSEASQPTIERSVGHIIKVPPLRVRKGDIQTQVEYYISLYTRARGISKPHITPEALRRLQSYDFPGNLKELKNLVERAIVQAENASELTEEIFWPAETKKKRFRVNLLNVYPDFRKFLRSAWWPDRINYGFTAAAFAFIVGVLFIGPQTRDRNFALNLFWAFWWPFFLFILPFLGRVWCSICPFMIYGEITQKLSLWLFPRQLKRWPREQAEKWGGWFLFGLFALIFLWEELWNLENTAYLSACLLLLITAGAMIFSAIFERRFWCRYLCPIGGMNGLFAKLSMTELRAQQGICSASCTTYQCYKGGPQKGEGMETNGCPLYSHPAQLEDNRDCVLCMTCLKACPHRSVEFNLRPPGIELWTTHKPRTYEVALLFLLLGGVYIRRLPELQSWLGLELDLTQFWQHLGLSLLALTIPAAIPFLAHGLLKLFNFQRKPRAFLELAYGYLPLVLGANFAHYLRLGLTEGGRILPVTFATFGLSGEQLPILVAHPAVIEFLQGATIILSVLLTILLTQKIARQPLRSLLWQHIGAIGLGATMWAIIVAQ; from the coding sequence ATGACATCTCCAGAAACAGTTACATGGCTACAAGAACGCACATCTTTAGGAATTCTCTCATCTGAGGTGTTAGATGCGATCGCCGAAGTGATTGAAGAACAAGTTGTGCCAGCAGATAAAGACTTAGTTAATGAAGGTACTCATCCAGAAGCGCTTTATATTCTCCAAGAAGGTCACCTCGAAAGCAATACCACCAATCAAAACAACCCAGCTTTCGCTTACGGATTGCTTCCTGGTTCAGTCATCAATCTCAAAGAATTGCTGTTGGATGAATTAATTCCATTCACAATCACTGCTATAACAGAATCTCATTTGTGGGTTGTGCCTGCTGATAAATTTCGCCCATTAGTCACTCAATATCCCGAAATTAATCAGGCTTTCTCCCGCCAATTAGCTCAAGAGTTAGCTCAAGCTACATCTGCTCTTGGCTACGAACAAGAACGTTCTCTCGCTTTGCGACCATATTTAGTTACCAAGGCGCAACGGGGAATTGTCGGTACAAGTCGTTATGCTGTACGTCTGCGTGAGCAAATTAGAGAAGCTGCTGCTGACCGCAAGTCAGTAGATATTTTCGGGGAACCAGGGTTAGAAAAAGACAATATCGCAGCTCTCATCCACTTTGGTTCTGCAAAACGGCGTGAACCAATTATAAAAGTCAATTGCGGGATTGTGCAAACTAGCGGTGCAGATTTATTTGGTCGTGCTGGCGGTAAACCAGGACTGTTGGAATGGCTGGGGGAAGGTACTTTAGTTCTTAACAATATCCAAGAATTACCTAAAGAGTTATTACCTGCTGTGACACAGTTGCTCAAAACTGGCACGTATACCCCCGTGACTCGTTCTGGAGAACCAGAAGTTGAACCTCGTCCTAGCAAAGCCAGAATTCTGATTGTTTCTGAAGCAAGTCAGCCGACAATTGAGCGCTCTGTCGGTCATATTATAAAAGTACCGCCGCTACGGGTACGGAAAGGTGATATCCAAACCCAGGTGGAATACTATATTAGTCTTTACACGCGGGCAAGAGGGATTTCTAAACCGCACATTACCCCAGAAGCGTTGCGTCGCTTGCAGTCTTATGATTTCCCTGGTAATCTCAAAGAATTAAAAAATCTTGTAGAACGGGCAATTGTTCAAGCGGAAAATGCTAGTGAACTCACAGAAGAAATCTTCTGGCCAGCTGAAACTAAGAAAAAACGATTTCGGGTAAATCTTTTAAATGTCTATCCTGATTTTCGGAAATTTCTGCGTAGTGCGTGGTGGCCCGATCGCATTAATTATGGCTTCACTGCCGCTGCTTTTGCCTTCATCGTCGGCGTATTATTTATAGGGCCGCAAACACGCGATCGCAATTTTGCCTTAAATCTATTTTGGGCTTTTTGGTGGCCTTTCTTTCTGTTTATCTTGCCCTTTTTGGGTCGTGTTTGGTGTTCTATTTGTCCTTTCATGATTTACGGGGAAATTACCCAAAAGCTATCTCTATGGCTGTTTCCGCGACAGCTCAAACGCTGGCCACGGGAGCAAGCTGAGAAATGGGGCGGATGGTTCCTATTTGGGTTGTTCGCTTTAATTTTCTTATGGGAAGAACTCTGGAACTTAGAAAATACTGCTTATCTCTCCGCTTGTTTATTACTGTTAATTACCGCTGGGGCAATGATTTTCTCAGCGATTTTTGAGCGGCGGTTTTGGTGTCGATATCTCTGCCCCATTGGTGGGATGAATGGATTATTTGCCAAACTCTCTATGACTGAACTTCGGGCGCAGCAAGGGATTTGTTCTGCAAGTTGCACCACTTATCAGTGCTATAAAGGCGGGCCGCAAAAAGGCGAAGGCATGGAAACTAATGGCTGTCCGTTGTATTCGCACCCAGCGCAGTTAGAAGATAACAGAGATTGCGTGCTGTGTATGACTTGCCTGAAAGCTTGTCCCCACCGTTCCGTCGAGTTTAATTTGCGTCCCCCTGGTATTGAACTGTGGACAACTCATAAACCGCGCACTTATGAAGTCGCATTATTGTTTTTGTTGTTGGGCGGAGTATATATACGTCGCTTGCCAGAATTACAATCTTGGTTAGGGTTGGAATTGGATTTAACACAGTTTTGGCAGCACTTAGGACTGTCGCTACTAGCTTTAACTATCCCGGCTGCTATTCCCTTTTTGGCACACGGCTTGTTGAAACTGTTCAATTTTCAACGTAAACCGCGAGCATTTTTAGAACTTGCTTATGGCTACCTACCATTAGTGTTGGGAGCTAACTTTGCTCACTACTTGCGTTTGGGCTTGACAGAAGGCGGACGAATTTTACCTGTGACTTTCGCTACCTTTGGTCTTAGCGGTGAGCAATTACCAATATTAGTCGCTCATCCTGCTGTGATTGAGTTTTTGCAAGGTGCAACCATAATTTTATCAGTGTTGCTGACGATATTGTTAACGCAAAAAATTGCGCGGCAACCACTGCGATCGCTTCTTTGGCAACACATAGGAGCAATTGGGTTGGGAGCAACTATGTGGGCAATTATCGTCGCACAGTAA
- a CDS encoding carboxymuconolactone decarboxylase family protein, with protein MTKLIEYEDASAEVRAVYEDIRTTRQNDYINNFWKALANHPPTLQRTWQTVKEVMTSPGEIDPLMRELIYIAVSATNGCEYCIASHTAAARAKGMSDTMFGELMAIAATANMTNRLANGYQIPVDDRFKQ; from the coding sequence ATGACTAAACTAATCGAATACGAAGATGCCAGCGCTGAGGTACGTGCAGTATATGAGGACATCCGCACTACACGCCAGAATGACTACATCAATAACTTTTGGAAAGCCCTAGCTAATCATCCTCCTACACTGCAACGAACGTGGCAAACGGTAAAGGAAGTAATGACAAGTCCTGGTGAGATTGATCCACTAATGCGCGAATTAATTTATATCGCCGTGAGTGCAACTAATGGCTGTGAGTACTGTATCGCTTCACATACAGCAGCAGCGCGTGCTAAGGGAATGAGCGATACTATGTTTGGTGAACTAATGGCGATCGCAGCCACCGCCAACATGACCAATCGTCTCGCTAACGGCTATCAAATTCCGGTGGACGATCGCTTCAAGCAGTAG
- a CDS encoding calcium-binding protein, which produces MTFENNKALGGNATGDFGGGGGGMFGNSFGGGGGGGLFGSNTGDNGENGGYGGNGNYRNPDPSAYDNFGGGGDRGGRYSSGGYGGFGGGGGGGRAGNPGGDGGFGGGGGFVGGKGGYGGGGSSYGTGGKNGGNGAKSGGGGAGLGGSIFMRSGSLTFNIVNLNNNTANGGSGANKGNGLGGGLFIMQSTTNPNDNNQGMPTTLPTVVSEGTLPTYSGNSANDDTGVSDNNDNVYGTVKQVTDPKAGDDVINGTSNSEALNGGAGNDTISAREGDDILLGQGGNDTLNGNEGDDLFYGGDGNDSCFGGAGIDTIKGGAGNDNLRGGAGNDILTGGAGADRFIFINFPTRAFSAASVGLDNITDFVQGTDKIVLSKTTFTGIQSAAGNGFSRPNEFRVVDDLNLITNLTTGLGAANIIYNRQNQGLYYINDGLLTGVLVQPTQIATLQGSFTPTASDFELIA; this is translated from the coding sequence GTGACTTTTGAGAACAACAAAGCGTTAGGTGGCAACGCCACAGGAGACTTCGGCGGTGGCGGCGGTGGTATGTTCGGCAACAGTTTCGGTGGTGGTGGCGGCGGTGGATTGTTTGGTTCTAACACTGGTGACAACGGTGAAAATGGTGGCTATGGTGGCAATGGGAACTACCGCAATCCCGATCCCAGTGCCTACGACAACTTTGGCGGTGGCGGCGATCGCGGCGGCAGGTACAGCAGTGGCGGTTACGGTGGCTTTGGCGGTGGTGGCGGCGGCGGCAGGGCAGGCAACCCAGGCGGCGATGGCGGCTTCGGCGGCGGCGGCGGCTTCGTCGGCGGCAAAGGCGGCTACGGTGGTGGCGGCAGCAGCTACGGTACAGGTGGCAAGAACGGCGGTAATGGCGCCAAAAGTGGCGGCGGTGGCGCAGGTCTGGGAGGTTCTATTTTTATGCGTAGTGGCAGCCTTACCTTCAATATTGTCAATCTGAATAACAATACAGCTAACGGTGGCAGTGGAGCCAATAAGGGCAATGGCTTGGGGGGCGGATTATTCATCATGCAGTCCACCACCAATCCTAACGACAACAACCAAGGGATGCCCACCACTTTGCCTACTGTTGTCTCTGAGGGAACACTGCCAACTTACTCAGGCAATTCCGCCAACGATGATACAGGAGTCAGTGATAATAACGACAACGTATATGGCACCGTCAAGCAGGTGACTGACCCCAAGGCTGGGGATGATGTAATCAATGGCACTAGCAACAGCGAAGCCCTGAATGGCGGTGCTGGTAATGACACCATAAGCGCCCGCGAGGGCGACGATATCTTGCTCGGACAGGGGGGCAACGATACTCTCAACGGCAACGAGGGGGATGACCTCTTCTATGGTGGAGACGGAAATGACAGCTGCTTTGGCGGTGCTGGCATTGACACGATAAAAGGCGGCGCTGGCAATGACAACCTCAGAGGTGGTGCTGGCAATGACATCCTGACTGGCGGTGCTGGGGCTGACCGCTTTATTTTCATAAATTTCCCCACACGAGCATTCAGCGCAGCGAGTGTGGGACTAGATAACATCACCGACTTCGTGCAAGGGACTGACAAAATCGTTCTATCCAAGACCACTTTCACTGGTATTCAAAGTGCGGCGGGCAATGGATTCAGTCGGCCTAATGAGTTTCGAGTTGTAGACGATCTGAATCTGATTACCAACCTGACTACGGGACTCGGAGCAGCTAATATCATTTACAATCGCCAAAATCAAGGCTTGTACTACATTAATGACGGTCTTTTGACGGGTGTTTTGGTACAACCGACTCAAATTGCCACACTTCAAGGCAGCTTCACACCGACTGCCAGCGATTTTGAGCTTATTGCCTGA
- a CDS encoding transposase, which translates to MTLEDVTVPSLKTDITPTSDNTVGIDMGLKSLLITSDNEEVQIPRYYRQAEKKLKQLQRQLSRKEKGSS; encoded by the coding sequence TTGACCCTAGAAGATGTAACTGTACCTAGTCTGAAAACTGATATTACACCTACATCAGACAACACTGTAGGTATTGACATGGGGTTGAAATCATTGTTGATAACAAGTGATAACGAAGAAGTACAAATTCCTCGTTATTACCGTCAAGCTGAAAAAAAGTTAAAGCAACTACAACGTCAGCTATCCCGCAAGGAAAAAGGCTCAAGCTGA
- a CDS encoding sulfotransferase has product MTTWVLNSYIITNYELRITNYPNDTAEITLHLWITPFRFHLTRSFAAQNPRFHASMSSPVGGLVISMLEAMSADNEFSVFITKEQKQALTRTIFSTYYQPQADKAVIFDTNRLWCSKLPLIHELFPDAKVICCVRNVAWIMDSVERLIRKNAFDVSRLFNNPGERSTVYTRTEALSQSGRLVGFAYNALKEAFYSEYSESLLLVDYDILSQAPDKTLSLIYQFLGEKPFEHDFTNVEYEANEFDRRLNTDGLHHVRSKVEFQPRATVLPPDLFAQYEGLSFWETPTSSSLANVIVAQPQIPLAPPLEQDTNANGSNLFSRWKSM; this is encoded by the coding sequence GTGACCACCTGGGTGCTGAATTCTTACATAATTACAAATTACGAATTACGAATTACGAATTATCCAAATGACACAGCCGAAATTACACTTCATCTCTGGATTACCCCGTTCCGGTTCCACCTTACTCGGAGCTTTGCTGCACAAAATCCCCGCTTTCACGCCAGTATGAGCAGTCCTGTCGGGGGTTTAGTCATTAGTATGCTGGAAGCCATGAGTGCAGATAATGAGTTTTCAGTTTTTATTACAAAAGAACAAAAACAAGCTTTAACTAGAACAATTTTTTCAACTTACTATCAGCCGCAAGCAGATAAAGCAGTGATCTTTGATACCAATCGCCTCTGGTGTAGTAAATTGCCTTTAATCCACGAACTATTCCCCGACGCAAAAGTGATTTGCTGCGTGCGGAATGTTGCTTGGATTATGGATAGTGTCGAACGATTGATTCGGAAAAATGCTTTTGATGTGTCACGTTTATTTAATAATCCTGGCGAACGTTCTACCGTTTACACGCGTACTGAAGCTTTAAGTCAGTCAGGAAGGTTAGTCGGGTTTGCTTATAACGCTCTCAAGGAAGCATTTTACAGTGAATATAGCGAATCTTTACTCTTGGTAGACTACGACATTTTAAGCCAAGCTCCTGATAAAACCTTATCGCTGATTTATCAATTTCTGGGAGAAAAACCCTTTGAGCATGATTTTACTAATGTAGAGTACGAAGCCAACGAATTTGACCGCCGTTTAAATACAGATGGGCTGCATCATGTGCGCTCCAAAGTCGAGTTTCAACCTCGTGCAACCGTTTTACCTCCTGATTTATTTGCTCAATATGAGGGTTTATCTTTCTGGGAGACTCCGACTAGCAGTAGTCTAGCGAATGTGATTGTTGCTCAACCACAGATTCCTCTAGCTCCTCCACTAGAGCAAGACACCAATGCAAACGGATCTAATCTTTTTTCCAGATGGAAATCTATGTAA
- a CDS encoding GNAT family N-acetyltransferase, whose translation MRASLDASQLKWQQFWVIEYEGRLVAFRQLRNFKFAQELGSIFVLSSHRHQGLGTFLIQHLITQSTQQLYLKCLKQQLEFFYIQRGFIPVSYEELPLLLQAKFRLSQLRESLLKAFVVYMKYQHHI comes from the coding sequence ATCAGAGCAAGCCTTGACGCTTCTCAACTCAAATGGCAGCAATTTTGGGTAATTGAGTATGAAGGGCGTTTAGTAGCTTTCAGACAGTTACGAAACTTTAAATTTGCACAAGAACTTGGCAGTATATTTGTTTTATCATCTCACCGACATCAAGGATTAGGAACTTTTTTAATACAGCATTTAATTACTCAATCTACTCAACAACTTTATTTAAAATGTTTGAAACAACAATTAGAATTTTTTTACATTCAAAGAGGCTTTATCCCTGTCAGCTATGAGGAATTACCACTATTACTTCAGGCTAAGTTTCGCTTGTCTCAATTACGAGAGAGTTTACTAAAAGCTTTTGTCGTATATATGAAGTATCAACATCACATCTGA
- the cysC gene encoding adenylyl-sulfate kinase, with protein MKQQGAILWLTGLSGAGKTTIAHGVAQELQKRNCLVEVLDGDVVRTHLCAGLGFSKQDRDTNVRRIGFVAELLSRNGVIAIVAAISPYREVREQLKKTSTNFVEVYVNAPLAVCEFRDVKGLYAKAKAGEIKHFTGISDPYEEPLNPEILCQTDKLTVEQCVKQVLDYLEWQNLICA; from the coding sequence ATGAAACAACAAGGTGCAATTCTCTGGTTGACCGGCTTAAGTGGTGCTGGGAAAACAACAATCGCTCACGGTGTAGCCCAAGAGCTTCAAAAGAGAAATTGCTTAGTAGAAGTGCTAGATGGTGATGTAGTTCGCACCCATCTTTGTGCAGGATTGGGTTTTAGCAAACAAGACCGAGATACAAATGTGCGTCGTATTGGCTTTGTTGCAGAACTACTTAGTCGCAATGGCGTGATAGCAATTGTTGCAGCAATCAGCCCTTACCGTGAAGTTCGAGAGCAACTCAAAAAAACTTCTACTAATTTTGTCGAAGTTTATGTAAATGCTCCACTTGCAGTTTGTGAATTTCGTGATGTGAAGGGGCTTTACGCCAAAGCCAAAGCAGGGGAAATTAAGCATTTTACTGGCATTTCTGACCCTTATGAAGAACCATTAAATCCAGAAATTCTCTGTCAAACTGATAAATTAACCGTTGAGCAATGTGTTAAGCAAGTGCTTGATTATTTAGAATGGCAAAACTTGATCTGTGCTTGA
- a CDS encoding calcium-binding protein gives MATITGTNGDDILLGTPGDDRIIASVGDDTITGGKGTDVIDYSNFGQPIIVKPVVIQKGVSGTDTFKDFVEGIIGAAGQINTIDGTSNSKNVSIVADLSKERLEIRVVGSSPIIVSVKNFANVIGTNQNDTITGDAQDNQLSGSGGNDIIRGSAGNDILDGGSGTDTADYSKIGVSSTIFIDGTFKKGGGLGTDLLGNFENLVVDARAANNTIDASIAPTAPFIIGDASINANLETQSFVINNLPSGNTAKFTFVNFDNIKGTNQSDTIVGDRQNNLLFGNGGNDTLSGKSGNDTLAGGLGRDTLTGGLGADKFVFTNVLEGVDIIKDFKAVEGDIIQVSQAGFGATSIDDFSYDPLNGSLFFQDSRFAILENKPTGFQTSLDIQLV, from the coding sequence ATGGCAACAATTACAGGTACTAATGGGGACGATATTTTACTTGGAACTCCTGGGGATGACAGAATTATCGCCAGTGTAGGTGATGATACCATTACTGGTGGAAAGGGTACTGATGTTATTGATTACAGCAATTTCGGACAACCTATAATAGTTAAACCAGTGGTTATTCAGAAAGGTGTCAGTGGGACTGACACTTTTAAAGATTTTGTTGAAGGCATCATTGGTGCTGCTGGACAGATTAACACTATTGATGGTACTTCTAATAGCAAAAATGTATCAATAGTAGCTGACTTATCTAAAGAAAGATTAGAAATCAGAGTTGTAGGTTCGTCACCAATAATAGTCAGTGTGAAAAATTTTGCAAATGTAATTGGTACAAATCAAAATGACACTATTACTGGTGATGCTCAGGATAATCAATTATCTGGTAGCGGTGGCAATGACATTATTAGAGGTAGCGCAGGCAACGATATTTTAGATGGAGGCTCTGGTACTGATACGGCTGATTACAGCAAAATAGGTGTAAGCTCTACCATCTTCATTGATGGAACTTTTAAAAAAGGTGGCGGACTAGGTACAGATTTACTTGGCAATTTTGAAAACCTTGTTGTTGACGCTAGAGCTGCAAATAACACTATAGATGCCTCAATTGCTCCTACAGCGCCCTTTATAATTGGAGATGCATCAATCAACGCTAACCTTGAAACTCAAAGTTTCGTAATTAATAATCTTCCTAGCGGAAATACAGCTAAGTTCACATTTGTAAACTTTGATAATATCAAAGGTACAAATCAAAGTGACACCATTGTTGGAGATAGGCAAAATAATCTATTATTTGGCAATGGCGGGAACGATACACTTTCTGGTAAGAGCGGGAACGACACACTCGCTGGTGGGCTAGGTAGAGATACTCTCACTGGTGGACTAGGTGCAGATAAATTTGTCTTTACCAATGTATTAGAAGGTGTTGACATTATCAAAGACTTCAAGGCTGTTGAGGGTGACATAATCCAGGTTTCTCAAGCAGGGTTTGGCGCTACTTCTATTGATGACTTCAGTTACGATCCCCTAAATGGTTCTTTATTTTTCCAAGATTCTAGATTCGCCATTCTGGAAAATAAGCCTACTGGTTTCCAAACTAGTTTAGACATTCAACTAGTTTAA
- a CDS encoding tyrosinase family protein: protein MKNVRKNIRDLTQQEKQNYIKAVKTLKDKISSITGRNIYDEYVLWHSKATQRTDPTDPRGFRNPAHVGPAFLAWHRYYLLAFEKQLQKAVPDLTIPYWDWTQDTNDPFNSPLWAADFLGGNGDPQDNYLVKTGPFAVDQWITINIDGSPKGGLQRQFALFNSNVPNQTDVNIALGETPYDSSPWNIESSPSHRNRLEGFLAPDGSFSQLHNQGHAWIGGDMLNVNISPNDPVFYLHHCNVDRLWAIWQDKNPTQQYLPTGEGPSGHNLYDLMYPWDGIATKSKARPIDVLNFRKLGYTYA, encoded by the coding sequence ATGAAAAATGTACGTAAGAATATTAGAGATTTAACTCAACAAGAAAAACAAAACTACATCAAAGCAGTCAAAACGCTCAAAGACAAGATTAGCTCTATTACTGGTCGTAATATCTACGATGAATATGTACTTTGGCATAGTAAAGCAACTCAACGCACAGATCCCACTGATCCTAGAGGATTTCGCAATCCTGCTCATGTCGGGCCTGCCTTTCTTGCTTGGCATCGTTATTACCTTTTAGCATTTGAAAAACAATTACAAAAAGCAGTGCCAGACTTGACAATTCCTTATTGGGACTGGACTCAAGACACAAATGATCCTTTCAACTCACCACTTTGGGCTGCTGACTTCTTGGGTGGTAATGGTGATCCTCAAGATAATTACTTAGTAAAAACGGGGCCATTTGCTGTTGATCAATGGATAACCATTAATATTGATGGCAGCCCGAAAGGAGGTTTACAACGCCAGTTTGCTCTGTTCAATTCCAACGTACCAAATCAAACAGATGTGAATATTGCCCTCGGAGAAACTCCTTACGATAGCTCTCCGTGGAACATTGAAAGTAGTCCTAGTCATCGGAATCGCTTAGAAGGCTTCCTTGCTCCAGATGGCTCCTTCTCACAATTACATAACCAAGGACACGCTTGGATTGGTGGCGATATGCTAAATGTGAATATTTCGCCAAATGATCCTGTTTTCTATTTACATCATTGTAATGTGGATCGGCTTTGGGCAATATGGCAAGATAAAAACCCGACTCAACAATATCTACCCACTGGTGAGGGGCCTTCAGGACATAATCTTTATGACCTAATGTATCCTTGGGACGGAATCGCCACCAAGTCAAAGGCTAGACCCATAGATGTTCTCAACTTTAGAAAGCTCGGCTATACCTACGCTTAG
- a CDS encoding MFS transporter encodes MTNDKVSVSLGLLGAAAFMVIADARVIDPLLHIIANEFKVGVGSAAVIISAYTIPYGLFQLVYGPLGDRIGKIKVITAALTAFAVGTAVCAFVSNIYLLTLLRFLTGVAAAGIIPITLAYIGDNFPYEERQAAIGRYLSALVMGQILGGSLGGIFGEYVSWRGIFLLFGIVSLTIAGVLWRGTRHLKDGNRSSSQGSGLTLRPYYQLLTQPVARTVIIGVFIEGFCVFGAFAYTGAFLRDRYSLSYVAIGFMLSGFGLGGLIYSRCVKWLVQRLGEIGLIGVGGGLMCIGFLAIALFQNWVLFIPLSMLMGLGFYMMHSTLQTQATELAPEARGTAVALFAFNLFIGQGIGAAVFGRIVDNFGYIYCFIAAGVSLALLSVWLVKQKQKHKEVLLR; translated from the coding sequence ATGACAAATGACAAAGTAAGTGTTTCATTGGGACTGTTAGGCGCTGCTGCCTTTATGGTAATTGCTGATGCACGTGTGATTGATCCCTTGCTGCACATCATTGCCAACGAGTTTAAAGTTGGTGTTGGTAGTGCTGCGGTGATTATCTCGGCATATACAATTCCCTATGGATTATTTCAGCTAGTTTATGGCCCATTGGGCGATCGCATTGGCAAAATCAAAGTGATTACAGCAGCACTAACAGCATTTGCTGTTGGTACTGCTGTTTGTGCTTTTGTTTCAAATATATACTTACTTACTCTGCTGCGATTCTTAACCGGGGTGGCTGCTGCTGGCATCATCCCCATCACCCTAGCTTATATTGGCGACAACTTCCCCTACGAAGAACGTCAAGCAGCGATTGGCCGCTATCTAAGTGCTTTGGTAATGGGTCAAATTCTTGGCGGTAGTTTGGGAGGTATCTTTGGAGAATATGTCAGTTGGCGCGGCATCTTTCTCTTGTTTGGGATTGTATCTTTAACAATTGCTGGAGTCTTATGGCGGGGAACACGTCACCTCAAAGATGGGAATCGTTCCTCAAGTCAGGGAAGTGGGCTAACGCTTCGCCCTTACTACCAACTCTTGACTCAACCAGTTGCTCGTACTGTGATTATAGGCGTATTTATTGAAGGTTTTTGTGTCTTTGGGGCATTCGCTTATACAGGTGCATTTCTCCGCGATCGCTATAGTTTATCTTATGTAGCGATCGGGTTTATGCTGAGTGGTTTTGGATTGGGCGGACTAATTTACAGCCGTTGTGTCAAGTGGTTGGTGCAACGATTGGGTGAAATTGGTTTGATTGGAGTCGGCGGCGGCTTAATGTGTATCGGCTTTTTAGCGATCGCATTATTCCAAAACTGGGTGCTGTTTATCCCCTTGAGTATGCTGATGGGATTAGGCTTTTATATGATGCACAGCACGCTTCAAACTCAAGCCACTGAATTAGCGCCTGAAGCCAGAGGTACTGCTGTCGCCTTATTTGCCTTCAACCTATTTATTGGTCAAGGAATTGGTGCAGCGGTCTTCGGTAGGATTGTCGATAATTTTGGCTACATTTATTGTTTTATTGCAGCTGGCGTGTCACTTGCACTGCTTTCCGTTTGGCTTGTGAAGCAGAAGCAAAAACACAAGGAAGTGTTACTTCGTTAA
- a CDS encoding glutathione binding-like protein translates to MIELYYWTTPNGHKITIFLEEVGLPYTIIPVNIGAGDQFKPEFLKISPNNRIPAIIDREPADGGEPISVFESGAILLYLAEKTGKLIPPNLRDRTQVLEWLFWQMAGLGPMAGQNHHFSSYAPEKIEYAINRYVNETGRLYAVLNKQLADREFVAGDYSIADIAAYPWIVGYERQSQKLEDFPNIKRWFEAIKARPATIRAYEKAEAFKTQALDPDKSRDLLFNQSAKTVKN, encoded by the coding sequence ATGATTGAACTTTACTACTGGACAACACCAAACGGTCATAAAATCACGATTTTTCTGGAAGAAGTCGGCTTACCTTATACGATTATTCCTGTGAATATTGGGGCTGGAGATCAATTTAAACCTGAGTTTCTCAAGATTTCGCCTAACAATCGTATTCCAGCTATTATTGACCGTGAACCAGCAGATGGGGGTGAGCCGATTTCTGTGTTTGAATCTGGGGCAATCTTGCTGTATTTAGCAGAAAAAACTGGGAAATTGATTCCTCCAAATTTGCGCGATCGCACTCAAGTTCTAGAATGGTTATTCTGGCAAATGGCGGGACTAGGGCCAATGGCAGGACAAAATCATCACTTTAGTTCTTATGCGCCTGAAAAGATTGAGTATGCGATTAATCGCTACGTCAATGAAACAGGACGCTTGTATGCAGTGCTAAATAAGCAATTAGCAGATAGAGAATTTGTAGCTGGCGATTATTCTATCGCTGATATAGCTGCTTATCCTTGGATTGTAGGTTATGAACGCCAAAGCCAAAAGCTAGAAGATTTTCCGAACATCAAGCGTTGGTTTGAGGCAATTAAAGCACGCCCGGCAACAATTCGCGCCTATGAGAAAGCCGAAGCCTTTAAAACTCAAGCACTTGATCCAGATAAGTCGCGGGATTTGTTATTTAATCAATCAGCGAAGACAGTTAAGAATTAG